The following DNA comes from Sediminitomix flava.
ACCAGCAGACTGATCTATTGTAAGTGAAATATTTCTAGACTCTGGAAATATATCCGAGTTTAAATATTCTTCAATAAATGATACATCTACCTTGGGGTCAATCTCTAAAGGAATTACAGCTACAAACTGGAAGTCATTGTTGAATAAGGTAAGTGCCGATTTTTTTACAAAATAAATAACCTTCTGATACGAGATACACTTTTCTGTATAATAGCCTTTAATTGCACTATATGGCAATGAATAAGGGTTTACATTATTATTCCAAAAGACTAAATTTTGATTTTTATATATATAAAGCGCAGAATTATTGTCTCTTAAAAGGTCATTAAATCGAATTACTTCATCTTTCTTAATCTGTTCCTTTAAGTGGTTCAGATCATATTCTACCTTAGATGAAGCCTGTTTAAGATTGTCTTCAACTCTATCTGCATAATTTCTTAAGTCAGATGAGTAAAAGAAGAAAAACTGTAAACTTATTGAAATAATGAACGCGACAATAGAAATCAAAAATGAGTGATTTCTCTTTTTGATTCTGTCTTTTATATAAAATGGATAGAAAAGCATCCTCATAGAAGGAACATCTAAATGAAAAAATTATTTTTCACTGTAATAATCTAGTATTTTATTTAAGTGATGCACACAAACTTTACAAAAACCCACATCGTTTTGTGTATGCATGATACAATCTACTTGAGGCCTATATATTTTTTCAGAAAGGTAGCCGCCTCCTTCAAAGGCTCCTACTTTGTCATAATATAAACTTGATTGTAAAAGTAATTGCTTCTTCTCCCCTTTTTCATCCATATAATCAAGTATTTCAAGAGTTGAAAGCACAGATGGCATTGGTGGATAATTCTCTTCAAAAGTATCGAACTCAGCCTTTTTCCATGGTGTCGGAATCGGCGTATCTTCGTCCACTAAAGCAGCCCATTTCAAAGTATCAGAGAGTAATGCTGTTAGATTTGGTTCCCATGGTTCTACTTTAGGTGGCTCAATTTCATACGCAACAGAAGAAGTGTAATACTCATCTCCCAATCCTGCCAAGCTATGTCCAAGTTCATGAACAAACACATAATCTGAAAGCTTATTATCTGAGGTTACCGTTGCCCAAAGATTATATAATCCTGCTCCACCATATTTTTTTTCATTGGCGACAATAATCAAAGCATCATACGGAACATGTGCTATTGCCTCTCGAATCTTTTTGTTGGAATATGTCAGAACATAACGATCTGAACCAAGACTATTGAAATGAAGATCGAAAGCTGAATTTACTTGTTCTTTTGCTCTAGGATTTGAAATACCAGATTCTACACTCTGAATTCCTAAAGCTCGAATATTAATATCTTCTTTTCGAGATTTGAAAGGCTCCTCCTTAAATAAGGCTGAAGACATTCTATTTGCATCTTCAAAAAACTTATACAAATCTTCTTCCTGATAACCTTCCGATAAAATTAGAATATCAAGCTTTTTATCTGCATTACCCGAAATATGGATATCCTTTAAAAGCCCCTTTTCATAAACATTTTCTCTATTCACCCTCCAATGTTTCGGATCAAGGTCAAATGAAGTGAGTGTTTCAAAATTATTCAGTGAATCTCGTTTCTGAATTAAAACCTTTACAGATTCCTTTGGTTCAGGAAATCGAAACGACTCATGAAATGCACGTTGCATAAGGCTAGCTTCTGCTGTGGTTTGCCACTCTCCAAAAATACCATTTATCCCTTGAGAGAAGATAAGGCTAGAATCTTTCTTATGAATCAATTGAATTCTATAAGTTCCTAGATTAAGATCGTTTGTAAGATTAGTTCTCGTTCCTGCCCATTCTTTTTCAATACGGAATTCATCTAAAGCCACCCACTCCGTGTTACGATCTCCTCCGTGCATCACATCCATTCTACAGGTTTGTCCCGTAAAAAGATCGTTGAAAGGTAAAATTATTTGCAGTAAGAACGTTAAAATACTTAAATACATAAGCGTATATTTTTCTCCCTTATACAATTCTCAAATTGTAAGCCATATTCTAAGCTAAAGTGTAAAGTAAGGGATTTATGTTTATCGATATCTAGCAAAAATACAATACTTACCTCTAATATTCTAGCTTATTAACTATTGGCACATCTCATTTTACTATTTATGCTATTTTGATTTTATGTAACATTGTTAATTCATTATAAATGAAAACAATACACAAAGGCCTACATCAAACATGTTACACTCAAAACCAATAATAATTTAATATTAAAAACTATATAACTAAATAAAGTTTATTTAATATTTAAAGTGTAAATTCATGAATATTTTCATCTACTATTGCATAATTAGGACATTCTAATAGAGATTTTTTATACCTCAAATTATGAAATTATTTTTGCTAAAAACTTTTACTATACTACAGATAATCTTCTTTAGTGGACTTTCAACATTTGCACAATCATCACAATACATTCAGTCTAAGGAAGGGAATAATGTTATAGATTTATATTGGAAAGATAGCCAAAAGCCCTTAGGGAAAGATTACAAGCTAAGCTCTGGCTCAACTTATGAGATTAGCTCACAATTAATAAATACAACAGAAAATGAAGAATGGGTTTTACTTTTAGAGTCTCCTAACAAGAAGCTATACAACCCCTCTTATTTAGAGGCAGTTGTAAGAGACTCAAGCAATCAAGTCACTTATTCTACTGGTTACTCAGGTTATTATAGATCACATAAAGATAGAGATATTGCATTATTGGATAAGGGAGTCATAATTAAACTACCTCAAAATGTTATTTCAAATCTTACGATTAGTATCAAGAATGAAAATGGTGCATCTCTTACCCCAAGGTTCACAATTTCACCAAAAGATAAATGGCTCAATGAGTTTAAAGAATATGAGTCTTCGAGAAATATATTTCATGGTTTAGTTCAAGGTCTACTTCTATTTGTAGCACTTTATAACTTTATCTTGGCACTCTTTACAAGAGATAAAACATATCTTTATTACGCGCTTACAGCATTTTTTGCCTCTATATACTTCCTTTATAGATCACATTTACTACACGATTATTTAATTACATCAAACCCTACACTCATTAGGTTTGTATGGCCTACATCAGTACTTGCTCCATTAGCTCACATAATGTTTATCAGATATTTTGTGGAAATGGAAAAAAGAATGCCTCTGTGGGATAAAGTACTTAAAGTTGTATCGGCTATTGGATTAGCTACTTTTATCATTGAAGAAGCGATCATGCTTTTCTTAAAAGATGAAGAGTTAGTTAACCTAATTAATACGAATGCTTTTATAGGGCTTATTTTAGTAGCAATCGTAACGATTTTCTATATACTATTCAGTAAGAATACGCTCGCTTATTTCCTTTCATTCTCGACTTCTTGGTTACTATTTGGATCCTTGATTGCCGCAACTACTCATAATTATGATATGATTATTTATGGCTTCGTGATTGAAATGTTTATTCTTTCACTTGGTTTAGGTTATAGACAACAACAGATTCAATTAGAAAGAAGATTGGCTCAGGAAGAACTCATTAACCAACTTCAGAAAAATGAAGAATTACAAGAGAAGGTAAATAAAGAATTAGCAGACAAAGTACTTGAACGTACAATGGATATTGAGCAACAGAAAGAGGAAATTCTAGCTCAGTCTAAACACTTGGAAGAAGCGAACCTTGAGATTGCACAGCAGCATAGTCTACTGAAACAAGCTAATGTTAAAATTACCGACAGTATAAATTATGCGAAGCGTATTCAATCGGCAATGCTTCCTACTCAAAAGCAGATTCAGAAAATTTTCAATGAAAATGTGCTTTTCTTTAGACCTAAAGATATCGTAAGTGGAGACTTTTATTGGACGCTTGAACAAGACAACAAGAAGTTTGTCGCTGTAGTAGACTGTACAGGGCATGGTGTTCCTGGTGCTTTAATGTCTGTAATCGGATATAACTTACTGAGTCGTATTGTAAAAGATAGAAAGATCACCGATCCTTCAGAAATTTTATACAAAATGGATGAAGGAATTAGAGATGCCCTAAAACAAGAGCAAACCGATGTCAAAGATGGTATGGATATGGCAATCTGTGTGATTGATGAGGATCATAACGAACTACATTTCTGTGGGGCTAGAAATGGTCTTCTTTACTTTAAAAACAATGAAATCCACGAACTTAAAGGAATTAGAAGATCAATCGGTGGATACCTTGGTTATAATGTTCACCATTTTGAGACCTCTACCGTTTCTCTTGAGAAAGATATGACATTCTATATGTTCTCAGATGGTTATCAAGATCAGTTTGGTGGGGATGAGAAGTTCAAATTCACGATGAAACGATTTAAAAAGCTTCTTCACGAAAACTATCAGGCTCCAATGGACAATCAGCAATTCATCCTAAAAAATACACTAGAAGATTGGATGGATAAAGGAAATGAAGATCAGATTGATGATATTTTGGTCTTAGGTTTTAGACTTTAGTCCTTAGATATAGGTTAAAATAACAAGGTGTAAAATCACAAGAAACAGTAGTTCATTAACTAACTTCTCTTGAGATTTACACCTTTTTTTAGATATCTACATTATTATGAAGAAATACATTTGGTATGCGAGCTACGGTTCAAATATGTCTGTGGATAGGTTTAATTGCTATATAAAAGGAGGAATTCCACAGGGAACGAACCGATATTTTGAAGGCTGTAGAGATAAATCTTTCCCCATTGCGCAATCAAGTCTCATCATAAATAGAGAGTTGTTTTTTGCTAAAGAATCTAATACATGGAATAAAGGAGGTGTTTGTTTTCTTTCCAATCAGTTGAGTGATGAGCAAACAACCAAATGTTTTATGTATCTAATTACCGAAGAGCAATTTATAGATGTTGTAAATCAAGAGAATGAAAACCTCATCCTTCAAGATTTCGATTTTGAAGCTTGTATGAATACTGGAAGTACAATCATAGAAAATAACCTTTGGTATGACAAAATACTTCTTCTAGGGTATCAAGATGAGAAACCAATTTTCACATTTACAAATCAGAACAGTTTAACATCGGAGATAAATAAACCTTCGTTGTCCTACTTAAACGTTATTATACACGGATTAGTCACATCTCTAAAAATGGCTCCAAAAGACATTGTTGACTATTTACAACCTAAAAAAGGGATTACAGGAATGATCTCTGAAAGTGAAATAATGGATATGGCTATCACTTTTGAGAATAGTAGCCTATAACAGACTTAATGTTTAGTCATAAAAAAATCCCTTAAACTTAAACGTCTAAGGGATTTTTCATTTTAGGGTTTGAGTATATTATTTACTCTCTTTTTTTTTAGCCTTTTGCATTGGATTTCCTCCTCCGCTTTGACCTCTACCCATTTTATTTTCTTTAAATACTTCAAACTTGCTCTTTTGCTCTTTACGAGGGAAAACATTGTTTTCAGTATCTGCATCTGCTGTTTCCAAGTATGGATCAAGTGAGAATTCAGCTACTGCTTTTGTAGTAGAGAATACTTTCGTTACCACTTCATCACCCATTTTCCAGATTTCCGCTGGAATTCGTCTAACTTCTGAAGAACCATCTTCGTAATTAAACTGAATAATCAAAGGCATTACAAGACCTCCAACATTTTTGAAAGATACTTCATAGAAATACTTCTTAGAGTAAAGAATCTCTTTTTCATCTTTACCTAAACCTTTTTTATATGATTCATAAGAAGCTTTAGCATCAGCTGTCACATCTAATTCGTCATAAGTATTGTAGAAATCTTCAAGATAAGGACGCTTTTTCACACGCGTCACCAAACCAGACTTCTTATTATTCATGTCTGTAATATTTGGAATTGCATCTCTTTTCTCTTTCTTTTTCGCCAATTCTTTCTCAGGATTCTTTGTGTCAACCTCAACCATTTTTACATTCTCAATTGAGATATCTACATAATCAGTAGTATAGAACCAACCTCTCCAGAACCAATCCAAATCTACACCAGAAGCATCTTCCATTGTACGGAAGAAATCAGCTGGCTTAGGGTGTTTGAATGCCCAACGCGTAGCATATTCTTTGAATGCATAATCAAAAAGTTCTCGACCCATTACTGTTTCTCTCAAAACTGTAAGTGCCATCGCAGGTTTCACGTAAGCATTCATTCCAAACTGAGGAATAGACTCAGAGTTTGTCATGATAGGCATCGTTCTACCATTCTCTCCTTTCATATAAGAGATCAACCAAGGCTTGTACATAGATGTATATGAAGGAAAACCTTCTTCCCATTCTTTCAAAGTAACATCTTCCATAAATGAGTTTAGACCTTCATCCATCCATGTCCACTGACGCTCATCTGAGTTTATAATCATTGGGAAGTAGTTGTGACCTACTTCATGAACAATAACTGAGATCATTCCTACTTTAGTACGCTCAGAGTATGTTCCATCTTTTTCTGTACGACCGTAGTTGAAACAAATCATAGGATATTCCATACCATTGTCAGCTTCAACAGAAATCGCTACTGGGTATGGATAAGGAATTGTGTATTTTGAGTAAGTGTTCAATGTATGAGCAATTACTTCAGTCGAGTATTTACTATAAAGAGCGTATGCCTCTTTTGGGTAATAAGACATAGCCATTACAGTTTTACCCATATTTTTCACACCCATTGCATCCCAGATATACTTACGAGAAGAACCAAAAGCAAAGTCTCTAACATTTGTAGCTTTGTATACCCACGTTTTAGTACCTTGAGCCTTTTCTTTTTCATTCTCTTCTGCTTCTTCTTTCGTCACAATCATTACTGGACGCTTAGCAGTTTTTGCTTTTTGGAATCGCTTCAACTGAGTTGGTGTCAGAACAGCTGATGGATTTTGCAACTCACCTGTAGAAGCTACAATATGATCTGATGGTACAGTGATACTTACATTATAGTTACCAAAAGTAAGAGCAAACTCACCACTTCCTAAGAATTGTTTGTGTTGCCACCCGTTCACATCATCATAAACAGCCATACGAGGGAACCACTGTGTGATCGTATACAAGTCATTTCCATCTTCAGGGAAATGCTCATAACCTCCACGACCATCCATCAATTTTCTATCATTGATATTGTAATACCAATCAATTGAGAAAGAAACTCTTTTACCAGACTTCAAAGCATATGGCAAATCGATTCTCATCATTGTTTTACTGATGGTATATGGTAATTTCTTCCCTTTCGCATCATTTACAGAAAGGATTTTATGTCCACCATCATAGTCAGGAAAACCTTCAAGTTTCTTGAATGCATTCACTGACATTTTTTCTCTCATTTTAGTCTGATTGATCTTGTGCGAGTCAGAATCCTTTGCTCTCACATTCTGATCCAACTGAACCCACAAATAAGTTAGTTCATCAGGTGAATTGTTATAATATGTAATTGTTTCAGAACCGCTCAAACGACGAAGAGTTTCATCAACTTCAGCTTTAATTACATAATCAGCACGTTGTTGCCAATAGGCATGACCTGGGGCTCCAGCACCTGTGCGGTACTCATTAGGAGTAGGTAGTTTTTCGTCTAGCTGCTTAAACTTAGAATTGTTGTAGTTTTCTTGCGCCAATGCAAAAAATGGCATCGAGAAAACCAAAGCCATCAAGGCTCCAAATCGAGACAATCGCATTAGTATAATATTTATAGTTGTTGTGTCAATATAAAAGAAAGCTCTCCTACGCAGAATTGTGCAGGAGAGTACTTTCAAAATCTATAAGAAACGTTTCTTATTGACCGTTTGCTTTTGCCTTTTGAGCTTTTTGCATTGGGTTAGGTCTACTGCCATATTTTTGACGTTTGTAAACCTCGAAACGACTCATTTCTTCTTTACGTGGGAAGTTGTTGTTGTATGTATCCGTATCCGCAGTTTCCAAGAATGGATCCAATACAAAGTCATTTACTTCTTTTGAAGTAACGAATACTTTAGTAACTACTTCATCACCCATTTTCCAGATTTCAGCAGGAA
Coding sequences within:
- a CDS encoding M64 family metallopeptidase, translating into MYLSILTFLLQIILPFNDLFTGQTCRMDVMHGGDRNTEWVALDEFRIEKEWAGTRTNLTNDLNLGTYRIQLIHKKDSSLIFSQGINGIFGEWQTTAEASLMQRAFHESFRFPEPKESVKVLIQKRDSLNNFETLTSFDLDPKHWRVNRENVYEKGLLKDIHISGNADKKLDILILSEGYQEEDLYKFFEDANRMSSALFKEEPFKSRKEDINIRALGIQSVESGISNPRAKEQVNSAFDLHFNSLGSDRYVLTYSNKKIREAIAHVPYDALIIVANEKKYGGAGLYNLWATVTSDNKLSDYVFVHELGHSLAGLGDEYYTSSVAYEIEPPKVEPWEPNLTALLSDTLKWAALVDEDTPIPTPWKKAEFDTFEENYPPMPSVLSTLEILDYMDEKGEKKQLLLQSSLYYDKVGAFEGGGYLSEKIYRPQVDCIMHTQNDVGFCKVCVHHLNKILDYYSEK
- a CDS encoding 7TM diverse intracellular signaling domain-containing protein → MKLFLLKTFTILQIIFFSGLSTFAQSSQYIQSKEGNNVIDLYWKDSQKPLGKDYKLSSGSTYEISSQLINTTENEEWVLLLESPNKKLYNPSYLEAVVRDSSNQVTYSTGYSGYYRSHKDRDIALLDKGVIIKLPQNVISNLTISIKNENGASLTPRFTISPKDKWLNEFKEYESSRNIFHGLVQGLLLFVALYNFILALFTRDKTYLYYALTAFFASIYFLYRSHLLHDYLITSNPTLIRFVWPTSVLAPLAHIMFIRYFVEMEKRMPLWDKVLKVVSAIGLATFIIEEAIMLFLKDEELVNLINTNAFIGLILVAIVTIFYILFSKNTLAYFLSFSTSWLLFGSLIAATTHNYDMIIYGFVIEMFILSLGLGYRQQQIQLERRLAQEELINQLQKNEELQEKVNKELADKVLERTMDIEQQKEEILAQSKHLEEANLEIAQQHSLLKQANVKITDSINYAKRIQSAMLPTQKQIQKIFNENVLFFRPKDIVSGDFYWTLEQDNKKFVAVVDCTGHGVPGALMSVIGYNLLSRIVKDRKITDPSEILYKMDEGIRDALKQEQTDVKDGMDMAICVIDEDHNELHFCGARNGLLYFKNNEIHELKGIRRSIGGYLGYNVHHFETSTVSLEKDMTFYMFSDGYQDQFGGDEKFKFTMKRFKKLLHENYQAPMDNQQFILKNTLEDWMDKGNEDQIDDILVLGFRL
- a CDS encoding M1 family metallopeptidase, with the protein product MRLSRFGALMALVFSMPFFALAQENYNNSKFKQLDEKLPTPNEYRTGAGAPGHAYWQQRADYVIKAEVDETLRRLSGSETITYYNNSPDELTYLWVQLDQNVRAKDSDSHKINQTKMREKMSVNAFKKLEGFPDYDGGHKILSVNDAKGKKLPYTISKTMMRIDLPYALKSGKRVSFSIDWYYNINDRKLMDGRGGYEHFPEDGNDLYTITQWFPRMAVYDDVNGWQHKQFLGSGEFALTFGNYNVSITVPSDHIVASTGELQNPSAVLTPTQLKRFQKAKTAKRPVMIVTKEEAEENEKEKAQGTKTWVYKATNVRDFAFGSSRKYIWDAMGVKNMGKTVMAMSYYPKEAYALYSKYSTEVIAHTLNTYSKYTIPYPYPVAISVEADNGMEYPMICFNYGRTEKDGTYSERTKVGMISVIVHEVGHNYFPMIINSDERQWTWMDEGLNSFMEDVTLKEWEEGFPSYTSMYKPWLISYMKGENGRTMPIMTNSESIPQFGMNAYVKPAMALTVLRETVMGRELFDYAFKEYATRWAFKHPKPADFFRTMEDASGVDLDWFWRGWFYTTDYVDISIENVKMVEVDTKNPEKELAKKKEKRDAIPNITDMNNKKSGLVTRVKKRPYLEDFYNTYDELDVTADAKASYESYKKGLGKDEKEILYSKKYFYEVSFKNVGGLVMPLIIQFNYEDGSSEVRRIPAEIWKMGDEVVTKVFSTTKAVAEFSLDPYLETADADTENNVFPRKEQKSKFEVFKENKMGRGQSGGGNPMQKAKKKESK